CAAGCATAAAATTGTACAATTAAGTAAGGCTATTGGGTATGATAAATTATCCTTTTAAAAAAGAATATTAAAAGTGATCCCTTTGCATAGGGATTGGCCATATTCCAGTATTACTACTATAATTCCAGTAGGGATCATATCTCATACTTCACTCACTCTGTCAGTCGATGGACATTGAAAGCCTTTCAGATCATCTCTGGAAGGCTCACATGTTTCCACGATCAACTCACTTCTCACCCAAATCTACCACTAATATAATCCTGTGTACGCACATCGACTGGCTCGGCGAACATGCTCTGGGTAGCGGAATATTCCACGACTTCGCCGTTCAGGAAAAAGACCGTCTGCTGGGATACGCGAGCGGCTTGCTGCATGTTATGCGTCACCATCACGATGGTATAACGCTCCTTCAATTCATGCGTCAGTTCCTCAATCTTGAAGGTAGACACAGGATCAAGTGAAGCGGTTGCCTCATCCATGAGCAGAATATCCGGCTCCACTGCCAGCGCACGTGCGATGCAGAGACGTTGTTGTTGTCCACCGGACAGACTTAGTGCGGAGCGCTTTAGGTTGTCTTTTACCTCATCCCACAAGACAGCGGAACGCAGGCTCTGCTCCACAATCTCATCCAGCTTTTTCTTGCCATGGATACCGTGCTGTTTGGGACCGAATGCCACATTGTCATGGATGGATTTTGGAAAGGGGTTCGGTTGCTGAAAGACCATGCCGATCTTCTTGCGAAGGGTCTCCACATGAACTTCCCCATTGTAGATGTCGGTTCCCCCTACAGCCACTGTACCTTCTATCCGTGTGCCGGGTATCCGGTCATTCATGCGGTTGAGCGTACGTAGCAGGGTTGATTTGCCACAACCCGATGGTCCGATAAACGCAGTAATTGCCCGCTCAGGAATTTCAATGGAAACATCCTTCAGCGCTTGAAACTGACCATAATACAAATTCAATTTGTTGATCTCAATAATAGGTTGCACAAGGTGCCCTCCCGGGTTGAATGGAATGATTTGCAGATTCAGCTTAGAAAATTGGCGTTGTTCCAGACGATACCGATTAGCGGTATCCTCTTTTATCAGGCTTGATTTTTGCGTGCTTTCAACCACAGGGGTACACGGAACAGAACATTAATGAGTAACGCTACAAAGATCAGCACCGCTGTGGTTTTCTGCGCAATTTCCTCGGCATCCGGCACAATGGCTTCCGATTGAACGTACCAGAGATGTACCGCAAGGGTTCCTCCCGGCGATAACAAATTAAAGTCCCACATTTCCCCGGATGTAGACACCCCAGCGGTCAGAATAATGACAGCACTCTCACCAAATGCCCGGCCTGCGGTCAGGCAAATACCCGTCATGATCCCGTTGATAGCTACCGGCAACAACACTTGGCGGATCGTCTGAAGATGTGTTGAACCCAGTGCGAATGATCCATTGCGAAGTTCCACCGGAACCGCCCTGACGGATTCCTCTGTTACCCTGGTAAGCACAGGCAGGTTCAGGAAAGCAAGGCTGACGGCTGCGCCCAGAATGGTAAGACCAATTTCGAAAAACTCCACAAACAGAGCAATACCGAACAATCCAAAGATGATGGATGGCACAGAGGACAATCCCTCCACGCAAATACGAACGGTCTCGATTAACTTATTGTTTGGTGCAAACTCTGCCAGATATATGCCTGCCGCCATACCAATCGGGATGGAAATGAGCAGGGACAGAATTAACACATAGAACGAGTTGAACAGTGCCGGGCCGATCCCTCCGCCTTCTTCAATCTCACTCGGAACACCGTATAGGAAATCCCAGCTGAGCAGCGGCAATCCTTTGTTCAACAGCAAAAATAACAGTCCAACAATAAACAAAATGACGACAATACCAACGCCCCATACCATGCCGGTAAAGAGCCGATCCATCACCATCGATGAACTTCTCCGTTTGCCAAAAGAATAAGACGGGACGACAGCGTTCGCCTGCTTCTTCACACTCATACGTTTCGGTCCCCTCTCTTCTGAAGCAATCTTACGATAACGATCATCAGGATCGAAATGGCGAGCAGGATAAAGCCCATCATGTACAGACCATGATTCCAGGTGGAGTCGAATTCGACGCTAGAGATTTGCATGACGATATTACTGGTCAGTACAGCTGTTGGCGTGAACAGACTGTTGGCGAGCTGCGCTGTATTACCAATGACCATCACCACCGCCATCGTCTCACCGATCGCACGAGTCATTCCAAGAATGACCGCGTACATGATCCCGCCTTTTGCAGCAGGTAAGACGACACGAGTCACAGTCTGGAATCGGTTCGTGCCGAGTGCATAGGCAGCATCACGGTATTTGTTCGGAACAGCAGATATGGCATCATCACTGATCCGGCTAATCGTGGGAAGTACCATAATGGTCAATACAATGGACGCAGCGAGTAACCCGTCAGCCAGATCACGTCCACTAATATCCCTTAGCCATGGAATGAGGATCGTCAGTCCCAGGAAACCGTACACCACAGAAGGAATACCCACCAGCAGATCCAATACAGGTCGTAGAATATGGCGAAGCCATTTGGGTGTCATTTCGGCCAGAAATACAGCAATGATGACAGAGAGTGGAATGGCAAACAACATGGTGAGACCCGTAAGAGCCAGTGTTCCGAGGATAAAGGTCAGTGCACCATAATGTTCATTTTCCGGGTCCCAGTTGGTGGAGAAAAAGAATTCACGCAGCGATACATCCGCAAAA
This Paenibacillus xylanexedens DNA region includes the following protein-coding sequences:
- the pstB gene encoding phosphate ABC transporter ATP-binding protein PstB translates to MQPIIEINKLNLYYGQFQALKDVSIEIPERAITAFIGPSGCGKSTLLRTLNRMNDRIPGTRIEGTVAVGGTDIYNGEVHVETLRKKIGMVFQQPNPFPKSIHDNVAFGPKQHGIHGKKKLDEIVEQSLRSAVLWDEVKDNLKRSALSLSGGQQQRLCIARALAVEPDILLMDEATASLDPVSTFKIEELTHELKERYTIVMVTHNMQQAARVSQQTVFFLNGEVVEYSATQSMFAEPVDVRTQDYISGRFG
- the pstA gene encoding phosphate ABC transporter permease PstA, which gives rise to MSVKKQANAVVPSYSFGKRRSSSMVMDRLFTGMVWGVGIVVILFIVGLLFLLLNKGLPLLSWDFLYGVPSEIEEGGGIGPALFNSFYVLILSLLISIPIGMAAGIYLAEFAPNNKLIETVRICVEGLSSVPSIIFGLFGIALFVEFFEIGLTILGAAVSLAFLNLPVLTRVTEESVRAVPVELRNGSFALGSTHLQTIRQVLLPVAINGIMTGICLTAGRAFGESAVIILTAGVSTSGEMWDFNLLSPGGTLAVHLWYVQSEAIVPDAEEIAQKTTAVLIFVALLINVLFRVPLWLKARKNQA
- the pstC gene encoding phosphate ABC transporter permease subunit PstC — protein: MIDLNPSPNSPAPSELGTSLGKAAESGTRFNRKARLRWSNNLFRMVCIGSTIFVCLVLLCILILMFRTGVLTFADVSLREFFFSTNWDPENEHYGALTFILGTLALTGLTMLFAIPLSVIIAVFLAEMTPKWLRHILRPVLDLLVGIPSVVYGFLGLTILIPWLRDISGRDLADGLLAASIVLTIMVLPTISRISDDAISAVPNKYRDAAYALGTNRFQTVTRVVLPAAKGGIMYAVILGMTRAIGETMAVVMVIGNTAQLANSLFTPTAVLTSNIVMQISSVEFDSTWNHGLYMMGFILLAISILMIVIVRLLQKRGDRNV